One Campylobacter concisus DNA segment encodes these proteins:
- a CDS encoding tRNA (cytidine(34)-2'-O)-methyltransferase gives MFNIVLVHPQIPQNTGAIGRMCVNANLKLHIVKPTVFDLSEKAVRRAGLDYWKILDPKIWESLDEFLQANLSHKGRFFFATTKTNKLYYDAKFEPGDFIFFGGESTGLPREFMDINFKNAITIPMGKEGRSLNLAMSAGIIAYEAIRQNISKFDFRSEV, from the coding sequence ATGTTTAACATAGTCCTAGTCCATCCTCAGATACCGCAAAACACCGGAGCTATCGGCAGAATGTGCGTAAATGCAAATTTAAAGCTTCACATCGTTAAGCCAACGGTCTTTGATCTGAGCGAAAAGGCGGTCAGACGTGCTGGGCTTGATTATTGGAAAATTTTAGATCCAAAAATTTGGGAGAGCCTAGATGAGTTTTTACAGGCAAATTTAAGCCACAAAGGGCGATTTTTCTTTGCTACGACTAAGACAAATAAGCTTTACTACGACGCTAAATTTGAGCCAGGAGATTTTATATTTTTTGGCGGAGAGAGCACGGGACTACCAAGAGAATTTATGGATATAAATTTTAAAAATGCCATAACGATCCCGATGGGAAAAGAGGGCAGGAGCTTAAATTTAGCCATGAGTGCTGGCATCATCGCGTATGAGGCGATCAGACAAAACATCTCTAAATTTGACTTTAGGAGCGAGGTTTGA
- a CDS encoding CCA tRNA nucleotidyltransferase has product MQTSKIDYKISQNNKFETKTGTEICKNSELDFFRSLFAPFSKRVYLVGGCVRDALLGREIYDYDIEVYDIDPLKFDELMANIKASGVGKSYFIYKYKNYDLGLPRSESKTGNSHKDFAVSYINDPSLASLRRDFTVNAMMMNIFDGEILDFHGGKKELASKTLRHIDSEKFKEDPLRVLRGVQFSARLGFSIADETLELMKTLDLAHLSKDRINTELIKFFRAKELEKGAFYLFKLSLFEQIFGVQICENDEFLSELKSARNFVDDERLFLYMLFGKFELDAKEILEKMRLPKSYFSILKEPYFKDMPSDNELLEIALNMPLKSWLGAYNKERIGRAKELGIYESKFDAKVGVSEILLAGFKNEMIAAEIKRRQLLAITKHLETLAKR; this is encoded by the coding sequence TTGCAAACATCGAAAATAGACTACAAAATCTCTCAAAATAATAAATTTGAGACAAAAACTGGGACAGAAATTTGCAAAAATAGCGAACTAGACTTCTTTAGATCGCTATTTGCTCCATTTAGCAAGCGTGTCTATCTAGTCGGAGGCTGCGTGAGAGACGCGCTTTTGGGACGAGAAATTTATGATTATGACATCGAAGTTTATGATATCGACCCTCTCAAATTTGACGAGCTGATGGCTAACATAAAGGCTAGTGGCGTTGGCAAAAGCTACTTCATCTATAAATACAAAAACTACGACCTTGGACTGCCTAGAAGCGAGAGTAAGACTGGAAATTCTCACAAAGACTTTGCTGTAAGCTACATAAATGATCCTAGCCTTGCAAGTCTTAGGCGTGATTTTACGGTAAATGCCATGATGATGAATATCTTTGATGGCGAAATTTTAGACTTTCATGGCGGCAAAAAGGAGCTTGCGAGCAAGACGCTAAGGCACATCGATAGTGAGAAATTTAAAGAAGATCCGCTAAGGGTGCTTCGCGGCGTGCAGTTTAGCGCTAGGCTTGGCTTTAGCATAGCTGACGAGACGCTAGAGCTTATGAAAACGCTTGATTTAGCGCATCTAAGTAAGGATAGGATAAATACCGAACTGATTAAATTTTTTAGGGCAAAGGAGCTTGAAAAAGGGGCGTTTTATCTTTTTAAGCTCTCTCTTTTTGAGCAAATTTTTGGCGTGCAAATTTGCGAAAACGATGAGTTTTTGAGCGAACTTAAGAGTGCTAGAAATTTCGTAGATGACGAGAGGCTGTTTTTGTATATGCTTTTTGGTAAATTTGAGCTTGACGCAAAGGAAATTTTAGAGAAAATGCGCCTGCCAAAGAGCTACTTTTCTATCTTAAAAGAGCCCTATTTTAAAGATATGCCAAGCGATAATGAGCTACTAGAAATTGCTCTAAATATGCCACTAAAATCATGGCTTGGAGCTTATAATAAAGAGCGCATAGGGCGTGCAAAAGAGCTTGGGATCTATGAGAGTAAATTTGACGCAAAGGTTGGTGTAAGCGAGATCTTATTGGCTGGCTTTAAAAATGAGATGATAGCAGCTGAGATAAAACGAAGGCAGTTGCTTGCCATCACAAAGCACCTTGAAACTCTTGCAAAACGCTAA
- a CDS encoding CiaD-like domain-containing protein has translation MKLDDIARMAISEVSAELEKIEALQNKKQEELERENLKKELLAIETAKEQVLEEPKVEAIVSSVSSAQSEPEPKVAQISPNSREISDEEIFLANLAERIEVLFEGLKQTSEQDLSQRLELTTKFLEFTLANIENRLQNLSK, from the coding sequence ATGAAGCTTGATGATATCGCTAGGATGGCTATTAGTGAGGTTAGCGCCGAGCTTGAGAAGATAGAGGCACTGCAAAACAAAAAGCAAGAAGAGCTTGAAAGGGAGAATTTAAAAAAAGAGCTTTTGGCAATAGAAACTGCCAAAGAACAAGTGCTTGAAGAGCCAAAAGTAGAGGCAATCGTGTCAAGTGTGTCAAGTGCGCAAAGCGAGCCAGAGCCAAAGGTGGCGCAAATTTCGCCAAATAGCAGGGAGATAAGCGACGAGGAAATTTTCTTGGCAAACCTTGCTGAGCGCATCGAAGTGCTTTTTGAAGGGCTTAAGCAAACTAGCGAACAAGATCTTAGCCAAAGGCTCGAGCTAACGACTAAATTTTTAGAATTTACCCTTGCAAACATCGAAAATAGACTACAAAATCTCTCAAAATAA
- the leuB gene encoding 3-isopropylmalate dehydrogenase: MKNYKICVIKGDGIGPEIIDEAIKVLDVVSAEFGIKFEYDYKLMGGAAYDVFGEPLPDETLSSALSSDAVLFGAIGGEKWDSLPRHLRPESGLLKIRKELEAYANLRPAIIFDELVDASTLKPEVLKGVDFVVVRELTGGLYFGQPREKGEDRAFNTMVYTKFEIERIAKIAFETAMLRKKKVCMVDKANVLETSQLWREVTSEVAKGYPEVELSFMYVDNAAMQLVRAPANFDVILTENLFGDILSDEASMVCGSIGLLPSASMGGKVGIYEPIHGSAPDIAGQGIANPIATILSAAMMLRYAFGENEAANAIENAVKTALAKGYRTKDIAAFNAVEICSTSEIGDVIAGFIKK, translated from the coding sequence ATGAAAAACTATAAAATTTGCGTCATAAAAGGCGATGGCATCGGCCCTGAGATCATTGACGAGGCGATAAAGGTTTTAGACGTAGTGAGCGCTGAGTTTGGTATCAAATTTGAGTACGACTACAAGCTTATGGGTGGCGCAGCCTACGACGTTTTTGGCGAGCCATTACCTGATGAGACGCTAAGCTCAGCACTTAGTAGCGACGCTGTGCTTTTTGGAGCGATCGGCGGCGAGAAATGGGACAGCCTGCCAAGACACCTAAGGCCAGAGAGCGGGCTTTTAAAGATCAGAAAAGAGCTTGAAGCTTATGCAAATTTACGCCCAGCCATCATCTTTGACGAGCTAGTGGATGCTAGCACGCTAAAGCCAGAGGTTTTAAAGGGCGTTGATTTTGTCGTGGTTCGCGAGCTAACTGGGGGGCTTTATTTTGGCCAGCCACGTGAAAAAGGCGAAGATAGAGCGTTTAATACGATGGTTTATACTAAATTTGAGATCGAACGTATCGCAAAGATCGCCTTTGAGACGGCTATGCTTCGCAAGAAAAAGGTCTGCATGGTCGATAAGGCAAATGTCCTTGAGACAAGCCAGCTTTGGCGCGAGGTGACAAGCGAGGTGGCAAAGGGCTATCCTGAAGTAGAGCTTAGCTTTATGTATGTAGATAACGCAGCGATGCAGCTAGTAAGAGCGCCAGCAAATTTTGACGTCATACTTACTGAAAATTTATTTGGCGACATTTTAAGTGACGAAGCGAGCATGGTTTGTGGCTCGATAGGACTTTTACCAAGTGCTAGCATGGGCGGCAAAGTGGGAATTTATGAGCCTATCCACGGCTCAGCGCCAGACATCGCAGGGCAGGGCATAGCAAATCCGATCGCGACCATTTTAAGCGCAGCGATGATGCTAAGATACGCATTTGGCGAGAATGAAGCTGCAAACGCGATAGAAAATGCCGTAAAAACAGCGCTTGCAAAGGGATATAGAACAAAAGATATCGCCGCTTTTAACGCAGTTGAAATTTGCTCAACAAGCGAGATAGGCGACGTGATAGCAGGATTTATCAAAAAATGA
- a CDS encoding 3-isopropylmalate dehydratase small subunit yields MKQGKVWKFGDNIDTDIIIAARYLNTSDEKELAKHIMEDADPKFSSKIAKGDIIVAGENFGCGSSREHAPLALKEAGIAAVVAKSFARIFYRNSFNTGLLILEIKETDEINEGDTLKIDVDNGVIVNESTKKEYKFNAIPPFMQELLNAGGLIEYAKAKMN; encoded by the coding sequence ATGAAACAAGGCAAAGTTTGGAAATTTGGCGATAACATCGACACCGACATCATCATCGCCGCAAGATATTTAAACACTTCAGACGAAAAAGAGCTAGCAAAACACATCATGGAAGACGCTGATCCTAAATTTAGCTCAAAAATAGCAAAAGGCGACATCATCGTAGCTGGCGAAAATTTTGGTTGTGGTAGCTCAAGAGAGCACGCCCCACTAGCGCTAAAAGAGGCTGGCATAGCAGCTGTTGTGGCTAAGAGCTTTGCTAGGATTTTTTATAGAAACAGCTTTAACACAGGGCTTTTGATACTTGAGATAAAAGAGACTGACGAGATAAACGAGGGCGACACACTAAAGATCGACGTAGATAACGGCGTCATCGTAAATGAAAGTACAAAAAAGGAGTATAAATTTAACGCTATCCCGCCATTTATGCAAGAGCTTTTAAACGCTGGTGGCCTTATCGAGTACGCAAAAGCGAAGATGAACTAA